The following proteins come from a genomic window of Kitasatospora cathayae:
- a CDS encoding tyrosine-type recombinase/integrase, translated as MKGPTTNRVRRHEADAEAPVGNFAPTAIVPAPPPAPTRPPRSLGDFSHAPLEEVAAAVGRHFATSTNEEWRRSRDVREFLQRIAPFPGVTWQERWEASGLNELNRPVGDLAGDDTKLRYRLFSGAGHAFAIRLIRPTLHSFHANRFSGYTRWFRSIANDPQLEDFCLRVGQLPVSEPRRTRTMRDICCALTVFGIDLDGLTPEALLHYAVECRKHGLSGETLRSGTFAGTLAWPVLHDMGQFPASAPRTLRAAVTRGQLPVEEAVDRHKLDNRAVRDLLVDYITRRSASLDYSTQRQLTHLLAKVFWKTIEEINPEQEDLRLSEEVFTKWKERLVTLPSGKPRLDVDGPLMAVRALYLDLHTWAVAEPEHWATWVAPCPVSDADLRWFHLRRRRLQERMANRTRERQPLLPILSKHVNDTWGRLRALLDAAESVAPGEEFQFDGATWLRTSSRDDINHNRPPVRAINRRSGELVRLSFEENQAFWQWAVVETLRLAGLRAEELVELSHLSVRQYQRPNGEVVALLVITPSKSDRERVIPMSAELFHVIAQIIRRHRKLHGTVPVCARYDLHEKVWSDELPYLFQTLHGGTQRCMSSTTAWRMIRRACQELEVTHPEFVGVKFAPHDFRRLFATELVNNGLPIHIGAALLGHLDIRTTRGYVAVFDEDVISHYQQFLARRRAERPEEEYRRPSPEEWTEFEEHFDKRRVELGSCGRPYGTPCAHEHACIRCPMLSVNPKMIPRLDELEQDLLARRDRATAEGWQGEIEGLDLTLTFLRSKREQARRFQRQGPVSLGLPVIPHQEPQVTDV; from the coding sequence GTGAAGGGCCCCACGACCAACCGAGTCCGACGTCATGAGGCCGACGCCGAAGCGCCCGTCGGCAACTTCGCGCCGACCGCCATCGTCCCGGCGCCGCCACCGGCCCCGACTCGGCCGCCTCGTTCTCTCGGCGATTTCAGCCATGCCCCCCTTGAGGAAGTGGCTGCGGCTGTCGGGCGCCACTTCGCGACCTCCACGAACGAGGAGTGGCGACGAAGCCGGGATGTCCGGGAGTTCCTTCAGCGCATCGCGCCGTTCCCGGGCGTGACTTGGCAGGAGCGATGGGAGGCGTCCGGCCTGAACGAACTGAACAGGCCGGTCGGTGACCTCGCGGGCGACGACACGAAGCTGCGCTACCGACTGTTCAGCGGGGCAGGCCATGCCTTCGCCATCAGGCTCATCCGCCCTACCCTGCACTCCTTCCACGCCAACCGGTTCTCCGGCTACACCCGCTGGTTCCGAAGCATCGCGAACGATCCGCAGCTTGAGGACTTCTGCCTGCGCGTCGGGCAGCTGCCCGTCTCGGAGCCGCGTCGGACACGGACGATGCGCGACATCTGCTGCGCGTTGACGGTGTTCGGCATCGATCTGGACGGTCTGACGCCGGAGGCCCTGCTGCACTACGCCGTCGAATGCCGCAAGCACGGGCTGTCCGGAGAGACCCTGCGTTCGGGCACCTTCGCCGGCACCCTGGCCTGGCCTGTTCTCCACGACATGGGGCAGTTCCCGGCCTCGGCCCCGCGCACCCTGCGGGCCGCAGTGACCCGCGGCCAGCTGCCCGTCGAGGAGGCCGTCGACCGCCACAAGCTGGACAACCGCGCCGTCCGCGACCTGCTGGTCGACTACATCACCCGGCGCTCGGCCAGCCTGGACTACTCCACCCAGCGCCAGCTCACGCACCTGCTGGCCAAGGTGTTCTGGAAGACCATCGAGGAGATCAACCCGGAACAGGAAGACCTTCGCCTGTCCGAAGAGGTCTTCACCAAGTGGAAGGAACGCCTGGTCACGCTCCCGAGCGGGAAGCCGAGGCTGGACGTTGACGGACCGCTGATGGCGGTCCGCGCCCTCTACCTCGACCTGCACACCTGGGCGGTCGCCGAGCCGGAGCACTGGGCGACATGGGTCGCACCCTGCCCGGTGAGCGACGCCGATCTGCGCTGGTTCCACTTGCGCAGACGCAGGCTGCAAGAGCGGATGGCCAACCGGACCCGCGAGCGCCAGCCCCTGCTGCCGATCCTGTCCAAGCACGTCAACGACACGTGGGGCCGGCTGCGCGCGCTGCTGGACGCCGCCGAGAGCGTCGCCCCAGGCGAGGAGTTCCAGTTCGACGGCGCCACATGGCTGCGAACGTCGAGCCGGGACGATATCAACCACAACCGCCCGCCGGTCCGTGCGATCAACCGCAGGAGCGGCGAGCTGGTGCGACTGTCGTTCGAGGAGAACCAGGCGTTCTGGCAGTGGGCAGTCGTCGAGACCCTGCGCCTGGCGGGCCTGCGGGCCGAGGAACTGGTGGAGCTGAGCCACCTGAGCGTCCGGCAATACCAGCGGCCCAACGGAGAGGTCGTCGCCCTCCTGGTCATCACCCCGTCCAAGAGCGACCGGGAACGGGTGATCCCGATGTCCGCCGAGCTGTTCCACGTCATCGCCCAGATCATCCGGCGCCACCGCAAGCTGCACGGCACGGTCCCCGTCTGCGCACGCTATGACCTGCACGAGAAGGTCTGGAGCGACGAACTGCCCTACCTGTTCCAGACCCTGCACGGCGGCACCCAGCGATGCATGTCCAGCACCACGGCTTGGCGCATGATCCGCCGCGCCTGCCAGGAGCTGGAGGTCACCCACCCGGAGTTCGTCGGAGTGAAGTTCGCCCCACACGATTTCCGCAGGTTGTTTGCCACCGAGCTGGTCAACAACGGCCTGCCCATCCACATCGGCGCGGCCCTGCTCGGCCATCTCGATATCCGCACCACCCGCGGCTACGTCGCGGTCTTCGACGAGGACGTCATCAGCCACTACCAGCAGTTCCTGGCCCGGCGTCGCGCCGAGCGACCCGAGGAGGAATACCGTCGGCCCAGCCCCGAGGAATGGACGGAATTCGAGGAGCACTTCGACAAGCGGCGGGTCGAACTCGGCTCCTGCGGCCGGCCTTACGGAACGCCCTGCGCGCACGAGCACGCCTGCATCCGCTGCCCGATGCTCTCGGTCAACCCGAAGATGATCCCGCGGCTCGATGAACTGGAGCAAGATCTCCTCGCACGCCGCGATCGGGCTACCGCCGAGGGCTGGCAGGGTGAGATCGAAGGACTCGACCTCACCCTCACCTTCCTGCGGAGCAAGCGCGAGCAGGCGCGACGCTTCCAGCGTCAGGGCCCCGTCTCGCTCGGACTCCCGGTGATTCCTCATCAAGAACCCCAGGTCACAGACGTGTGA